GCTGGCCGTTGACGAACTTGGCGGCCTCGGCCTGCGGGTCGAGGGTCGGATCGGCGAGCAGCGCCTGGGCCAGCGGCTCCAGGCCGCATTCGCGGGCGATCTGTGCGCGGGTGCGGCGCTTGGGCTTGTAAGGCAGGTAGAGATCTTCCAGCGCCTGCTTGGTCTCGGCCGCCTCGATGGCAGCGCGCAGCGGGTCGGTCAGCTTGCCCTGTTCTTCGATAGACGCGAGGATGGCCGCGCGCCGGTCTTCCAGCTCGCGCAGGTACAGCAGGCGCTCTTCCAGGTTGCGCAGTTGCGTGTCGTCCAGGTTGTCGGTGGCTTCCTTGCGGTAGCGCGCGATGAACGGCACGGTGGCGCCTGCATCCAGCAACTGCACGGCGGCGGCGACTTGCTGCGGCTTCACCGACAGCTCGGCGGCGATGCGGGAGACGATCTTTTGCAGCACGGAATCGGTCATTGCTTCCAGGAGTGCGATGGAAAGCCGCGCATTTTGCCATAACGCGCGGTCCGGTTTGGAGGCGATCCGGTCGCGGCGCGGCGTCGGCCGCACAGGCGCGGTGATAAAATGCGCGGCATGCCTATGCTTCTGCCTTTTGCCCGTTGTCGCGCCCGTATGTGCCGCGTGATGCGCCGTGTTTTCCATGTGTCCCATGCGGTTCCGCTGGCGGCTGCGCTGTGCGCGGCGCCGGCGTGGAGTCAGTCTGTGGCGGCATCCGCGCCGATTGCGTCCTCACCGGCGGCCAACGCGCCATCCCCATCCGATACGCCGCCCGATTTCGGCGCGGAGCATGATCGCATCAGCAGCGCCCGCGCGTGGGCCGAATACCGTTACCAGCAGGCCGAGCACGCCTGCTACGACGCCTTCTTCGTCACGCACTGCATCGATCAGGCCAAGGATGTGCGCCGCACGGAACTCCACGCCATCCGCGAGCGCGAACTGGCGCTGGACGGGGCCGAGCGCACTGATCGCGCCGAGCGACGGGACCGCGATCGCGCCATCCGCCAGGCGCAATACGAGGCCGAGGGCCCGCAGCGCGAAGCCAGCGAACAGAAGAATCGCGGCGATTTCGCGCGCAAGCAGGAGCAGCAGCGCCTGAATGAAGCACAGCGTCAGGCCGAAGCGCCGCAGCGTGCCGCCAATGCCCAGGCCCATGCCAAGAAGCAGTCCGATTACGACGCCAGGCTGAAGGCCGCGCAAGAGCAGGGCGCCGCCAACGCAGCCAAGCGCGCCGAGAGCGTGAAGCAGTATCAACAGAAGCAGCAGGATGCCCAGCAGCGCCAGAAAGAGCTGGAAGAGCGCCGCGAGCAGAGCAAGCACCGCAACGAGCAAAACAAGAACGCCAGCCCGCTGGGGTTCTAAACTGGACCTTGGCGCAGGCGGGTGCCTTCGGGAGAAAGGGATGGACAGCGACCTGAACACGATCTCGCGTCGCATCATCGAGTTGCAGATCGAGCACCGCGATCTCGATTTCCTGATCGACCGGCTCTCGGCCGAGCCCGAGCACGACGAACTGCAACTGCGCCGTCTGAAAAAGCGCCGCCTCAAGCTCAAGGACACCATTACGCTGCTACAGTTGCAGCTTGAGCCGGACGTGCCCGCCTGAGCGCCGCACCGATCCCCGATCCTGGGACGCCGCCGCCACGTGCGGCGTCCGCCATCCGCCTTCCAGGACGTTTCTTCCTTGACTTCGCTTTCCCCACTCGCCGAGCCGCCGGCCGATGCCGGCAACGGCGATCCCGCCGGGCTTCCCGACGCGCCGCCCACCGACATCCATGATGCCGAACTGGCGACGCTGTTCGCGGATGACGGCACGCTGGCGCAAGGCATCGAGTCATACCGGCCGCGCGCGTCGCAACTGACGATGGCGCAAGCGGTGGCGAACACCATCGAGTCGGCCGATTCGCTGATCGTCGAGGCCGGCACGGGGACGGGCAAGACCTACGCCTACCTCGTCCCGGCGATGCTGTGGGGCGGCAAGGTGATCCTGTCCACCGGGACCAAGAATCTGCAGGATCAGCTCTTCCTGCGTGACATCCCGACGGTGCGCAAGGCTCTGAATGCGCCGGTGGCGGTGGCACTGCTGAAGGGGCGGGCCAACTATCTCTGCCATTATCACCTGGAGCGCACCTCGCAGAACGGACGGCTGTCGTCGCGGCAGGACGCGGCGTGGCTGCGCGAGATCAACCGCTTCCTCAAGACCACCAAGACGGGCGACAAGGCCGAGCTTTCCACCGTGCCCGAGAACGCGCCGGTGTGGAACCTGGTCACGTCCACGCGCGACAACTGCCTCGGTTCGGACTGCGCGTACTACAAGGACTGCTTCGTCATGCGCGCCCGCAAGGAGGCGCAGCAGGCCGACGTGGTGGTCGTCAATCACCACCTGTTCTTCGCCGATGTCATGCTCAAGGACACCGGCATGGCCGAGCTGCTGCCGGCCGCGAACACCGTCATCTTCGACGAGGCACACCAGTTGCCCGAGACCGCGACGCTGTTTTTCGGCGACACGATCTCCACCAGCCAGTTGCTGGAGCTGGCGCGCGACAGTGTGGCCGAAGGGCTGTCGCACGCGCGCGATGCGGTGGACTGGGTGGCGATCGCCGCGCCGCTCGAGCGTGCCGCGCGCGATCTGCGCCTGGTGTTCCGCCAGGATGGCGCGCGCCTATCGATGAAACAGATCGACAGCGACCCGGCGCTCGGCAAGCCGTTTTACGAGGTCCTGCCCAAGCTGGTGCAGGCGCTGTCGGACTTCACCGGTGCGCTGGAGGCGCAGGCCGAGCGCGCCGAGACCATCGAGCAGTGCCATCGCCGTGCGGTGGCGCTGTGCGAGAAGCTCGAGGCCTGGGCCGAGCCCAAGCCGGCGCCGGCGGCCAAGAGCGCCGAGGGTGACACGGCGGGAGAGGCCGATGCGCCCGTCGACGAGCGGGTGCGCTGGGTCGAGGTCTTTACCCATTCCGTGCAACTGCACCTGACGCCGCTGTCGATCGCGCCGATCTTCTCGCGCCAGCGGGCCGGGCAGCCGCGCGCGTGGATCTTCACGTCGGCGACGCTCTCCGTGCGCGGAAACTTCACGCACTACGCCGCGCAGCTGGGCCTCGACCGCGACCGCTCGATGACGCTCGACAGCCCCTTCGATTACGCCTCGCAGGGGCTGATGTATGTGCCGCGCGATCTGCCGCAGCCGAGCGATCCGCGTTTCACCGATGCCGTGCTCGACGCGGCCCTGCCGATGATCGAGGCGGCCGGCGGCAAGACCTTCGTGCTGTGCACCACGCTGCGTGCCGTCAACCGCGCCGCCGAACGCCTGGCCGACGAGTTCGCGCAGCGCGGTTGGGCGTTTCCGCTGCTGGTGCAGGGGCAGGCCAGCCGCACGGAACTGCTCGACCGCTTCCGCGCGCTCGGCAACGCGGTGCTGATCGGCAGCCAGAGCTTCTGGGAAGGCGTGGACGTGCGCGGCGAGGCGCTGTCGCTGGTCGTCATCGACAAGCTGCCGTTCGCGCCGCCCGACGATCCGGTGCTCAGCGCGCGGATGGAGGCGCTGGAAAAGAAGGGGCTGAGCCCGTTTGCCGTCCACCAACTGCCGCATGCCGTCATCACGCTCAAGCAGGGCGCGGGGCGGCTGATCCGCTCCGAGAGCGATCGCGGCGTGCTGATGATCTGCGATCCGCGCCTGGTGGAAAAGTCGTACGGGCGCCAGATTTGGCAGAGCCTGCCGCCGTTCAAGCGCACGCGCGAGGCGGACACGGCAGCGGCGTTCCTCTGCTCGCTGCGCCCGGCCGAATCGCCCGCCTCATCAGCCGAGGGCGCTTCCGGCTGATGCGGTGCGCAGGCGTAAAAAAGCCCGGCCAATCGACCGGGCTTTTTGCTTGCGCTGTTCACGCGCGGCTTACCACCACTGGTACCACGCCTTCTCCTTTTTGCGCTGTCCGTACAGCATGAAGTTGCTGTTCGGGTAGTTCTGCTTGATGATGCGCTCGGTGTCGTCGCGCAGGTCTTTCATGCCCAGCGCTTCGTAGGACTTCATCATGATGTACAGCGCTTCTTCCACGGCCGGTGCGCGGTCGTAGTCCTTGATGGCTTCCTGTGCGCGGTTGGTGGCGGCCAGGTAGGCACCGCGGCGGTAGTAGTAGCGGGCGGCCTGCACTTCATGCTCGGCCATCGCGTTGACGATGTACTGCATGCGCTGCGCGGCGTCCGGCGCGTACTTGCTGTTCGGGAACCGCGTGATCAGCGTCTTGAACGCATCGTAGGCGGCGCGGGCGGCCTTCGGATCGCGCTCGCTCAGGTCCTGGCTGGAGAAGCGGCCGAGCCAGCCCAGGTTGTCGTTGAAGTTGATCAGGCCCTTGAGGTAGTAGGCGTAATCGACGCTGGGGTGATTCGGGTGCAGTTGGATGAAGCGATCGACCGCGGCCAGCGCGGCGGCCGTTTCGCCGTCCTTGTAGTTGGCGTAGGCGGTTTCGATCTGGGCCTGCTGGGCAAAGGGCCCGAACGGGTAGCGGCTCTCGAGCTTTTCGTAGTACTTGACGGCCTTGCTGTAGTCGCCGCCGTCGAGCGCGTCCTTCGCTTCCGAATATAATTTGTTGGCCGACCAGCCTGCGGTCTCGTCCTGCTGTTCCGGCATGATGCCGCAGGCCGAGATCGCGAGGCATGCAACGCCCGCCGCCATTACCGCTCCGATTCGCGCGCGAAAGCGCGCCAGCTTCATGCTCGTGACCGACATGGGCACCTTGTCTGAATGAAAAATCGCATCAAGCATTATAGCCCAAGCCCTGTATCCGACGACGCAGCGGCCGACCTTCCCGCCGCCTCGCCGGACGCTGACGATACGCTCGACGAAGAGTCGCTCGATCTACCCGCGCCCGGCGCGGAACCGGCCGCCGAACCCATCGTCGTGCGGATTCCCGAAACCCTGCACGGCGAGCGGCTCGATAAGGCGCTCGCCAAGCTCCTCCCCGATTACTCCCGCAGCCGCCTGCAGCAGTGGATCGATGCCGGCGCGGTTCGCGTGGGCGGGGCCGCGGTGCGGCCGCGCGCGGCGGTCTGCGGCGGCGACCGCATCGAGGTCGTCCCGCAGCGCGCGGCGGACGAGAACGCGTTCGTCGCCGAGCCGATCGATCTGGATGTCGTCTACGAAGACGACACGCTGCTGGTGATCAACAAGCCCGCCGGCCTGGTGGTCCACCCGGCTGCCGGCAACTGGAGCGGCACCGTGCTCAACGGCCTGCTGCATCGCTATCCGCAGGCGGCAGGATTGCCGCGCGCGGGGATCGTCCACCGGCTGGACAAGGAGACCTCCGGGCTGATGGTCGTCGCCCGAACGCTGCCCGCGCAGACGGATCTCGTGCGCCAGCTGCAGGCCCGCACCGTCAAGCGGACCTACTTGGCGCTGGTCTGGGGCGAGACGCCCGAGGCCGGCACCATCGATGCCCCGATCGGCCGCGATCCGCGCGACCGCACCCGCATGGCCATCATCGAGACCGCCAGCGGCAAGCCGGCGCGCACGCATTTCAAGACGCTGGACGTGATCGACCTCGGGCGCGCACAGGTGTCGCTGGTGCAGTGCCAGCTGGAAACGGGGCGCACGCACCAGATTCGCGTGCACTTCGAGTCCGAAGGCCATCCGCTGCTGGGCGACCCGGTCTATACGCGCAACTTCCGCCGAGGCCAGCCGCAAACGATCAAAGCACCGCTGCCGATACCGTTTGCGCGGCAGGCGCTGCATGCGGTGCGCCTGGGGATCGTGCATCCGGCGTCGGGCCAGTCGATGCACTGGCATGCCGGTGTGCCCGATGACCTGGCCGAACTGATGGACGCGCTGGAGATGGACCCCGATGCCGATCTCGTCTGACTGGCTCGTCCCCGACTGGCCGGCGCCGCCGTCCGTGCAAGCCTTGTCGACCACGCGACACGGCGGCGTCAGTACGGGGCCATATGGATTGGCCGGAGGGCTGCCCGGCGGCCTCAACCTGGGCCAACACGTGGGCGATGCGTCGGATGCCGTCGCGCAGAACCGCCGCTTGCTGTGCGCCGCTGTCCCGGCCGAGCCGGTATGGATGGAGCAGGTGCACGGCACGGAGGTGGCCGATGTGGATCAGCCGCTGGCCGCGCCGGTGGTCGCCGATGCGGCGGTTGCGGCTGCGCCGGGCCGCGTATGCGTGGTGATGACCGCGGATTGCCTGCCGGTGCTGCTGTGCGACGCGCGTGGCGTGACGGTGGGCGCGGCGCACGCAGGCTGGCGGGGCCTGTGCTCGGGCGTGATCGAGCGCACGGTCGAACGCATGACCGATGCCCTGCGCGCATGCGGTCAGGAAGCGGATCCGACCTGGTTGGCCTGGCTCGGCCCGGCGATCGGCCCGAAGTGCTTCGAGGTGGGCACGGAGGTACGTCAGGCCTTCATCGACGCGGCCCGGCCCGACGAACTGGCGGCGACCCGTGCCGCCTTCATCGAAGGGGCGGCCGGCGGCAAATTCCTGGCGGATCTCTATGTCCTGGCGAGACTGCGCCTGGCCCGCGCGGGCTGCCATGATGTCTACGGCGGTAGCCTGTGCACGATGACGGATGCCGAACGCTTCTATTCCTACCGGCGCGATCGCACGACCGGTCGCATGGCGACGCTGATCTGGCGCGCGGCCTGATGCGGCCGGGGGCACCCGGCTGGCCCAGGGGGTGCGCGCGCTTCAGGGCGGGCCGTCGCCGTGCGGGGAGCCGTGCGCGGCTTGCCCGGCCGCTTGCCGTTCCTGCGCCTTCCTGCGCCGCTTGCGCGCCGGGGTGCCTGCAAGCCAGAGAACGAGCGACAGCGGCGCCACGCCGTACAGGATGAACGTGCCGATGCCGGCAATCCACGATTGCTCGGTCAGGGACATCATCAGAACGACATAGAGCCAGGCGATGGCAACGATGTACATGGTGGAAGGACGGCAGGGCGGGCGGGTGTGCCCGCCGCGGCGCAACGGCGCAGTCTCGCACGAAATCGCACCGGCGGGCACATAGCCTGATGCTTCACTTAGCCATTGCGGGGCGGCGCGATGCTGCATCCGCTCGAAACCCGCGCCGGTGCTTGCGTTGCGGCCGGTGTCCGGCGCCGTCTGATTGACAGCCGTGAAATCGCAAGGCAACAATGCCCCGCAATACGGCGACAGACGCCCTACTATATTCAGCCGGATCGGATCGTCGCACGTATCGAGGACACTATGGCATCGCGTCACAAGGCATCTTCCCATGCATCCGGATCGCAGGCCCAGCCAACGTGGCAGGGTCTGGCCGATCCTGCCCAGTGGGCGGAACAGTTCAGGCAGTGGCAGTCCATGGCGGGGGCCTTTGCGCAATCCGGCGCGCCGGGTTCCACCGGCTTCGGACCGGTCAACGGCATGCCGGCGGGCGAGGGCGCGATACCGTTTGCGCTGATCCCGCCCGAGCGGCTGGCCGAGATCCAGCAGCGGTACCTTGAAGCGTGGCTCCAGATCTGGCGCCACATGAGCGCCGGCGACAGCGCCGAGATCGTGGCCCCGTCCGATCGCCGCTTCGCCAACGACGCTTGGCGCAAGAGTCCGCTGTACGGCTATGCCGCGGCCTTCTATGTCCTCAATGCGCGCACGCTGATGGAAATGGCCGAGGCCGTGCAGGCCGATGCCAAGACGCGCGAGCGCGTGCGTTTCGCCGTGTCGCAATGGACGGCCGCCATGTCGCCGTCCAACTTCCTGGCGACCAACCCCGAGGCGCAGCGGCAACTGATCGAGTCGCGCGGCGAGTCGCTGCGCACCGGCATCCTCAACATGCTGCAGGACATGGAGCGCGGCAAGATCTCGCAGACGGACGAGACCGCCTTCGAGATCGGCCACAACGTCGCCAACAGCGAAGGCTCGGTGGTCTTCGAGAACGACTACTTCCAACTGATCCAGTACAAGCCGCTGACGGCCAGGGTGCACGCCCGCCCGCTGCTGCTGGTGCCGCCCTGCATCAACAAGTACTACATCCTGGATCTGCAGCCGGCGAACTCGCTGGTGCGCTATTCGGTGGAGCAGGGGCATACCGTGTTCCTGGTGTCGTGGCGCAACCCGGATGCCAGCATGGCCGCGCGCAACTGGGATGACTACATCGAGGGCGGCGCGATCGAGGCCATCCGCGTGGTACGCGAGATCTCCGCGCAGGACCAGATCAACGTGCTCGGCTTCTGCGTGGGCGGCACGATCCTGTCCACGGCGCTGGCGGTGCTGGCCGCGCGCGGCCAGCGTCCGGCCGCCAGCCTGACCTTGCTGACCACGCTGCTGGACTTCAGCGACACCGGCATCCTCGACGTGTTCGTCGACCAGGCCCAGGTGGAGATGCGTGAGCAGACCATCGGCAGCGCGGCGCCCGCCGGCCCCGGCCTGCTGCGCGGTGTGGAGCTGGCGAACACGTTCTCCTTCCTGCGTCCGAACGACCTGGTGTGGAACTACGTGGTCGAGAACTACCTGAAGGGCAAGACGCCCGCGCCGTTCGATCTGCTGTACTGGAACGGCGATTCCACCAACCTGCCCGGCCCGTGGTACTGCTGGTATCTGCGCCACACGTACCTGCAGAACGACCTGATGGTGCCGGGCAAGCTGACGGTCTGCGGCGAGCCGATCGACCTTGGCCGGATCGATGTGCCGGTCTACCTCTACGGTTCGCGCGAAGACCACATCGTCCCGTGGAAATCCGCCTATGCTTCGACGCAGTTGCTCAAGGGCAAGCTGCGTTTCGTGCTGGGTGCCTCGGGGCACATCGCAGGCGTCATCAACCCGCCGTCGGCCAACAAGCGCTCGCACTGGATCAACGCCAAGCTGGCCGAATCGGCCGATGCCTGGCTGGAAGGCGCGCAGGAACATCCGGGCAGCTGGTGGCCGGACTGGTCGGCGTGGCTGGCGACGCATGCCGGGGCGCAGAAGGCCGCCCCCAAGCGCTACGGCAATGCGGACCATCCGGCGATCGAGCCGGCGCCTGGCCGCTACGTCAAACAGAAAGCGTAATATCGCGCGTCACACTGTCGCGCGCTCGCGCGTGGACAGCGCTCCCCCCAACCCTCTTGAGATCGTGGAAGGAAAGTAAATGACCGATGTAGTGATCGTATCGGCGGTCCGTACCGCCGTGGGCAAGTTTGGCGGTTCGCTGGCGAAGATTCCAGCGCCGGAGTTGGGCGCGGCTGTGATCCGCGAAGCGCTGTCGCGCGCCAAGGTGGCGCCGGACCAGGTCAGCGAAGTCATCATGGGCCAAGTGCTGACCGCGGGTTCGGGGCAGAACCCCGCCCGCCAGGCGCTGATCAAGGCCGGCCTGCCCGACATGGTGCCGGGTATGACCATCAACAAGGTGTGCGGCTCGGGCCTGAAGGCGGTGATGCTGGCCGCCAATGCCATCGTTGCCGGAGAGGCCGACATCGTCGTGGCCGGCGGGCAGGAGAACATGTCTGCGGCGCCGCACGTGCTGCCCGGCTCGCGCGACGGCTTCCGCATGGGCGACGGCAAGCTGATCGATTCGATGATTGTGGACGGTCTGTGGGACGTCTACAACCAGTACCACATGGGCATCACCGCCGAGAACGTGGCCAAGCAGTACGGCATCACGCGCGAGGCCCAGGACGCCCTCGCCGTGGCCTCGCAGAACAAGGCGGAAGCCGCGCAGAAGGCCGGCCGCTTCAATGACGAGATCGTCCCGATCCTGATCCCGCAGCGCAAGGGCGACCCGATCGCCTTCGCGCAGGACGAGTTCGTCCGCCATGGTGCCACGCTGGAGTCGATGTCGGGCCTCAAGCCCGCGTTCGACAAGGCCGGTACGGTGACGGCCGCCAATGC
The sequence above is drawn from the Ralstonia solanacearum K60 genome and encodes:
- the phaC gene encoding class I poly(R)-hydroxyalkanoic acid synthase, which produces MASRHKASSHASGSQAQPTWQGLADPAQWAEQFRQWQSMAGAFAQSGAPGSTGFGPVNGMPAGEGAIPFALIPPERLAEIQQRYLEAWLQIWRHMSAGDSAEIVAPSDRRFANDAWRKSPLYGYAAAFYVLNARTLMEMAEAVQADAKTRERVRFAVSQWTAAMSPSNFLATNPEAQRQLIESRGESLRTGILNMLQDMERGKISQTDETAFEIGHNVANSEGSVVFENDYFQLIQYKPLTARVHARPLLLVPPCINKYYILDLQPANSLVRYSVEQGHTVFLVSWRNPDASMAARNWDDYIEGGAIEAIRVVREISAQDQINVLGFCVGGTILSTALAVLAARGQRPAASLTLLTTLLDFSDTGILDVFVDQAQVEMREQTIGSAAPAGPGLLRGVELANTFSFLRPNDLVWNYVVENYLKGKTPAPFDLLYWNGDSTNLPGPWYCWYLRHTYLQNDLMVPGKLTVCGEPIDLGRIDVPVYLYGSREDHIVPWKSAYASTQLLKGKLRFVLGASGHIAGVINPPSANKRSHWINAKLAESADAWLEGAQEHPGSWWPDWSAWLATHAGAQKAAPKRYGNADHPAIEPAPGRYVKQKA
- a CDS encoding outer membrane protein assembly factor BamD, producing MAAGVACLAISACGIMPEQQDETAGWSANKLYSEAKDALDGGDYSKAVKYYEKLESRYPFGPFAQQAQIETAYANYKDGETAAALAAVDRFIQLHPNHPSVDYAYYLKGLINFNDNLGWLGRFSSQDLSERDPKAARAAYDAFKTLITRFPNSKYAPDAAQRMQYIVNAMAEHEVQAARYYYRRGAYLAATNRAQEAIKDYDRAPAVEEALYIMMKSYEALGMKDLRDDTERIIKQNYPNSNFMLYGQRKKEKAWYQWW
- a CDS encoding ATP-dependent DNA helicase, yielding MTSLSPLAEPPADAGNGDPAGLPDAPPTDIHDAELATLFADDGTLAQGIESYRPRASQLTMAQAVANTIESADSLIVEAGTGTGKTYAYLVPAMLWGGKVILSTGTKNLQDQLFLRDIPTVRKALNAPVAVALLKGRANYLCHYHLERTSQNGRLSSRQDAAWLREINRFLKTTKTGDKAELSTVPENAPVWNLVTSTRDNCLGSDCAYYKDCFVMRARKEAQQADVVVVNHHLFFADVMLKDTGMAELLPAANTVIFDEAHQLPETATLFFGDTISTSQLLELARDSVAEGLSHARDAVDWVAIAAPLERAARDLRLVFRQDGARLSMKQIDSDPALGKPFYEVLPKLVQALSDFTGALEAQAERAETIEQCHRRAVALCEKLEAWAEPKPAPAAKSAEGDTAGEADAPVDERVRWVEVFTHSVQLHLTPLSIAPIFSRQRAGQPRAWIFTSATLSVRGNFTHYAAQLGLDRDRSMTLDSPFDYASQGLMYVPRDLPQPSDPRFTDAVLDAALPMIEAAGGKTFVLCTTLRAVNRAAERLADEFAQRGWAFPLLVQGQASRTELLDRFRALGNAVLIGSQSFWEGVDVRGEALSLVVIDKLPFAPPDDPVLSARMEALEKKGLSPFAVHQLPHAVITLKQGAGRLIRSESDRGVLMICDPRLVEKSYGRQIWQSLPPFKRTREADTAAAFLCSLRPAESPASSAEGASG
- the pgeF gene encoding peptidoglycan editing factor PgeF; this encodes MPISSDWLVPDWPAPPSVQALSTTRHGGVSTGPYGLAGGLPGGLNLGQHVGDASDAVAQNRRLLCAAVPAEPVWMEQVHGTEVADVDQPLAAPVVADAAVAAAPGRVCVVMTADCLPVLLCDARGVTVGAAHAGWRGLCSGVIERTVERMTDALRACGQEADPTWLAWLGPAIGPKCFEVGTEVRQAFIDAARPDELAATRAAFIEGAAGGKFLADLYVLARLRLARAGCHDVYGGSLCTMTDAERFYSYRRDRTTGRMATLIWRAA
- a CDS encoding acetyl-CoA C-acetyltransferase codes for the protein MTDVVIVSAVRTAVGKFGGSLAKIPAPELGAAVIREALSRAKVAPDQVSEVIMGQVLTAGSGQNPARQALIKAGLPDMVPGMTINKVCGSGLKAVMLAANAIVAGEADIVVAGGQENMSAAPHVLPGSRDGFRMGDGKLIDSMIVDGLWDVYNQYHMGITAENVAKQYGITREAQDALAVASQNKAEAAQKAGRFNDEIVPILIPQRKGDPIAFAQDEFVRHGATLESMSGLKPAFDKAGTVTAANASGINDGAAAVVVMSAARAKELGLTPLATIRAYANAGVDPKVMGMGPVPASKRCLSRAGWSVGDLDLMEINEAFAAQALAVHQQMGWDTAKVNVNGGAIAIGHPIGASGCRILVTLLHEMQKRDAKKGLASLCIGGGMGVALAVERP
- a CDS encoding DUF465 domain-containing protein, whose translation is MDSDLNTISRRIIELQIEHRDLDFLIDRLSAEPEHDELQLRRLKKRRLKLKDTITLLQLQLEPDVPA
- a CDS encoding RluA family pseudouridine synthase, with amino-acid sequence MKNRIKHYSPSPVSDDAAADLPAASPDADDTLDEESLDLPAPGAEPAAEPIVVRIPETLHGERLDKALAKLLPDYSRSRLQQWIDAGAVRVGGAAVRPRAAVCGGDRIEVVPQRAADENAFVAEPIDLDVVYEDDTLLVINKPAGLVVHPAAGNWSGTVLNGLLHRYPQAAGLPRAGIVHRLDKETSGLMVVARTLPAQTDLVRQLQARTVKRTYLALVWGETPEAGTIDAPIGRDPRDRTRMAIIETASGKPARTHFKTLDVIDLGRAQVSLVQCQLETGRTHQIRVHFESEGHPLLGDPVYTRNFRRGQPQTIKAPLPIPFARQALHAVRLGIVHPASGQSMHWHAGVPDDLAELMDALEMDPDADLV